The Neovison vison isolate M4711 chromosome 13, ASM_NN_V1, whole genome shotgun sequence genome includes a region encoding these proteins:
- the CSPG4 gene encoding chondroitin sulfate proteoglycan 4 produces the protein MSSGQQPAPPAPALALTLTLAVLARLSSAASFFGENHLEVPTATALTDVDLWLQFSTFQPEALLLLAAGQADHLLLQLHSGYLEVTLALGQEELRLQTPAGTLLSDSAVHTVQLTVSDSEALLSVDGFLNASGPILGAPLEVPYGIFLGGPGSLSLSYLRGASQPLRGCLHAATLNGRNLLRPLTPGVHEGCAEEFSADDSVALGFSGPHSLAAFPAWSTREEGTLEFILTTQSQQAPLAFQAGGQHGDFLYVDIFEGHLRAVVEKGQGTVLLHNSVPVADGQPHEVSVHVDAHQLEISVDQYPTRTSNRGVLSYLDPRGNLLLGGLDAEASRHLQEHRLGLAPGTVNASLLGCVEDLSINGQRQGLRDALLTRSMTAGCRLEEDEYEEDAYGPYEAFSTLAPEAWPAVELPEPCVPEPGLPPVFANFTQLLTISPLVVAEGGAAWLEWRHVQPTLDLSEAELRKSQVLFSVSRGARHGELELDIPGAQARKMFTLLDVVNRKVRYVHDGSEDTSDQLMLEVSVTARVPVPTCLRRGQTYILPIQINPVNDPPRIIFPHGSLMVILEHTQKPLGPEVFQAYDPDSACEGLTFQLLGTPTGLPVERRDQPGEPATEFSCRELEAGSLVYVHRSGPAQDLTFRVSDGLQASPPATLKVVAVRPTVQIRHNTGLRLAQGSAAPISSTNLSVETNAVGQDVSILFRVTEALQFGELQKQGAGGAEGAEWRATQAFHQRDVEHGRVRYLSTDPQHRTEDIVENLALEVQVGQETLSNLSFPVTIQRATVWLLRLEPLHTQNTQQEVLTTAHLEATLEEEAGPRPTTFYYEVVQAPRKGNLRLQGTRLSEGQSFTQDDLQAGRVTYGATARTSETVEDNFRFRVTAPPHFSPLYTFPVHIGGDPDAPVLTNILLSVPEGGEGILSADHLFVKSLNSASYLYEVMERPRHGRLVWRGAQDEATMVTSFTNEDLLQGRLVYQHDNSETTEDDIPFVAMRQGDGSGGMAWEEVRGVFRVAIQPINDHAPVQTISRIFHVARGGRRLLTTDDVAFSDADSGFADTQLVLTRKDLLFGSIVAVDEPTRPIYRFTQEDLRKKRVLFVHSGADRGWIQLQVSDGRHQATALLEVQASEPYLRVANVSSLVVPQGGQGTIDTAVLQLDTNLDIRSGDEVRYHVTDGPHWGHLLRAGQPATAFSQQDLLDGALLYSHNGSLSPRDTLTFSVEAGPVHTDATLQVTIALDGPLAPLRLIQHKKIYVFQGEAAEIRKDHLEAAQEAVAPADIVFSVKTPPQAGYLVMLSPSASAAGSPSLDPVQSFSQEAVDAGRVLYLHSRPEAWSDAFSLDVSSGLGAPLEGVHVELEVLPAAIPLETHNFSVPEGGTRTLGPPLVRVLGPYFPALPGLELQVLEPPRHGALRREDGPQEGTLGAFSWKEVEQQLIRYVHDGSETLTDSFILVANASEVDRQSHPAAFTIAILPVNDQPPILTTNTGLKMWEGATVPFPPEALRGTDSDSGPEDLVYTIEPPSNGRVVLRAAPGTEVHSFTQAQLDGGLVLFSHRGALDGGFRFSLSDGEHTSSGHFFRVMAQKQLFLSLEGSRTLTVCPGSVQPLSSQSLRASSSAGTDPQHLLYRLVQGPRLGRLFHAQHGSTRETLANFTQAEVYAGNVLYEHEMPPEPFWEVHDTLELQLSSPPALDVAATLVVSVSFEAACPQRPSRLWRNKGLWVPEGQRAEISTATLDASNLLASIPSPQRPEHDVLFQITQFPTRGQLLVAEEPLHAGRSHFLQSELAAGQLAYAHGGGGTQQDGFRFRAHLQGPAGASVSGPQTSEAFTITVRDVNERPPRPQASVPLRLTRGSRAPVSRAQLNVVDPDSAPGEIEYEVQQAPLNGFLSLVGAGPGPVTRFTQADVDAGRLAFVANGSSVAGILQLSASDGASPPVPMSLAVDVLPSAIEVQLRAPLEVPQAVGRSSLSRQQLRVVSDRDEPDAAYRLTRRPRFGQLLVAGQPAASFSQLQVDQGEVVFAFTNFSSSRDHFGILALARGANASATVNITVRALLRVGAGGPWPQGATLRLDSTVLDAGELANRTGSVPRFRLLAGPRHGRVIRVPRARTEPRDSQLVEQFTQQDLEDGRLGLEVGKPEGQSPGPVGDSLILELWARGVPPAVATLDFDTEPYDAARPYSVALLSLPEPAQTEARKPESSTPTGEPGPFASSPMPTVASGGLLGFLEANMFSVIIPVCLVLLLLALILPLLFYLRKRNKTGKHDVQVLTAKPRNGLAGDNETFRKVEPGQAIPLTAVPSQGSPQGGQPDPELLQFCRTPNPALKNGQYWV, from the exons GTCACACTCGCCCTGGGCCAGGAGGAGCTAAGGCTGCAGACGCCAGCTGGGACCCTGCTGAGTGACTCTGCCGTCCACACTGTGCAGCTGACCGTTTCAGACAGCGAGGCCTTGCTGTCCGTCGATGGGTTCCTGAACGCCTCAGGCCCCATCCTGGGAGCTCCCCTGGAGGTCCCCTATGGGATCTTCCTGGGAGGCCCTGGGAGCCTTAGCCTGTCCTACCTGAGGGGGGCTAGCCAGCCCCTGAGGGGTTGCCTCCACGCTGCCACCCTCAATGGCCGCAACCTGCTCCGACCACTGACCCCGGGCGTGCATGAGGGCTGCGCTGAAGAGTTTTCTGCAGATGACAGCGTGGCCCTCGGCTTCTCTGGACCCCACTCCCTGGCTGCCTTCCCGGCCTGGAGCACTCGGGAGGAAGGCACCCTGGAGTTTATCCTCACCACTCAGAGCCAGCAGGCGCCCCTGGCCTTCCAGGCGGGGGGTCAGCATGGGGACTTCCTCTACGTGGACATCTTTGAGGGCCACCTGCGGGCTGTGGTGGAGAAGGGCCAGGGCACGGTGCTGCTTCACAACAGCGTGCCCGTGGCCGACGGGCAACCCCATGAGGTCAGCGTCCATGTGGACGCTCACCAGCTGGAGATTTCTGTGGACCAGTACCCCACACGGACTTCCAACCGCGGGGTCCTCAGCTATCTGGACCCACGCGGCAATCTCCTCCTGGGGGGGCTGGACGCTGAGGCCTCTCGCCATCTCCAGGAACACCGCCTGGGCCTGGCCCCGGGCACCGTCAACGCCTCCCTGCTGGGCTGCGTGGAGGACCTCAGCATCAATGGCCAGAGGCAGGGGCTCCGGGATGCCTTGCTGACGCGCAGCATGACAGCCGGCTGCAGGCTGGAGGAAGACGAGTACGAGGAGGACGCCTATGGCCCGTACGAAGCTTTCTCCACACTGGCACCCGAGGCTTGGCCCGCCGTGGAGCTGCCTGAGCCCTGCGTGCCTGAACCGGGGCTGCCGCCTGTCTTTGCCAATTTCACCCAGCTGCTGACCATCAGCCCACTGGTGGTGGCCGAGGGGGGTGCGGCCTGGCTCGAGTGGCGGCATGTGCAGCCCACGCTGGACCTGAGCGAGGCCGAGCTGCGCAAATCCCAGGTGCTGTTCAGTGTGAGCCGCGGGGCACGCCACGGCGAGCTCGAGCTGGACATCCCCGGGGCCCAGGCACGGAAAATGTTCACCCTCCTGGACGTGGTGAACCGCAAGGTCCGCTACGTCCACGATGGCTCCGAGGACACCTCCGATCAGCTGATGTTGGAGGTGTCCGTGACCGCCAGGGTGCCCGTGCCCACCTGCCTTCGGAGGGGCCAAACCTACATCCTGCCCATCCAGATAAATCCTGTCAATGACCCACCCCGTATCATCTTCCCACACGGCAGCCTCATGGTGATCCTGGAGCACACACAGAAGCCACTGGGGCCCGAAGTTTTCCAGGCTTATGACCCAGACTCCGCCTGTGAGGGCCTCACCTTCCAGCTCCTTGGCACCCCCACCGGCCTCCCCGTGGAGCGCCGAGACCAGCCTGGGGAGCCGGCAACGGAGTTCTCCTGCCGGGAGCTGGAGGCCGGCAGCCTTGTCTATGTCCACCGAAGTGGCCCCGCCCAGGACCTGACGTTCCGGGTCAGCGACGGGCTGCAGGCCAGCCCCCCCGCCACCCTGAAGGTGGTGGCAGTCCGGCCAACGGTTCAGATACGCCACAACACAGGGCTGCGCCTGGCCCAGGGTTCCGCAGCCCCTATCTCTTCCACCAACCTGTCAGTGGAGACCAACGCTGTGGGGCAGGATGTGAGCATCCTATTCCGAGTCACAGAGGCCCTGCAGTTTGGGGAGCTGCAGAAGCAGGGGGCAGGTGGGGCCGAGGGGGCCGAGTGGAGGGCCACACAGGCCTTCCACCAGCGGGATGTGGAGCACGGCCGTGTGAGATACCTGAGCACTGACCCGCAGCATCGCACCGAGGACATCGTGGAGAACCTGGCCCTGGAGGTGCAGGTGGGCCAGGAGACCCTGAGCAACCTGTCCTTCCCAGTGACAATCCAGAGAGCCACAGTGTGGCTGCTGCGGCTGGAGCCCCTGCACACTCAGAACACCCAGCAGGAGGTGCTCACCAcggcccacctggaggccaccctggaggaggaggcaggccccAGACCCACCACCTTCTACTATGAGGTGGTCCAGGCCCCCAGGAAGGGCAACCTGCGGCTACAGGGCACACGGCTGTCAGAAGGGCAGAGCTTCACCCAGGATGACCTGCAGGCTGGCCGGGTGACCTATGGGGCCACGGCACGCACCTCAGAGACAGTCGAAGACAACTTCCGCTTCCGTGTCACAGCTCCACCGCACTTCTCCCCACTCTACACCTTCCCTGTCCACATTGGCGGTGACCCAGACGCTCCCGTCCTAACCAACATCCTCCTCTCGGTGCCGGAGGGTGGCGAGGGCATTCTCTCCGCTGACCACCTCTTCGTCAAGAGTCTCAACAGCGCCAGCTACCTCTACGAGGTCATGGAGCGGCCCCGCCATGGAAGGCTGGTTTGGAGGGGGGCACAGGACGAGGCCACCATGGTGACGTCCTTCACCAATGAGGACCTGCTGCAGGGCCGGCTGGTCTACCAGCATGACAACTCCGAGACCACAGAAGACGACATTCCCTTCGTGGCAATGCGCCAGGGTGACGGCAGCGGTGGCATGGCCTGGGAGGAGGTGCGGGGCGTCTTCCGCGTGGCCATCCAGCCCATAAATGACCACGCACCCGTGCAGACCATCAGCCGTATCTTCCACGTGGCCCGGGGTGGCCGGCGGCTGCTGACAACAGATGACGTGGCCTTCAGTGACGCCGACTCCGGCTTTGCAGACACTCAGCTGGTGCTGACCCGCAAGGACCTTCTCTTCGGCAGCATCGTGGCTGTGGATGAGCCCACACGGCCCATCTACCGCTTCACCCAGGAGGACCTCAGGAAGAAGCGGGTCCTGTTTGTGCACTCAGGGGCCGACCGCGGCTGGATCCAGCTGCAGGTGTCTGACGGGCGGCACCAGGCCACTGCGCTGCTCGAAGTGCAGGCCTCAGAGCCCTACCTCCGCGTGGCCAATGTCTCTAGCCTCGTGGTCCCTCAAGGAGGCCAGGGCACCATCGACACTGCCGTGCTCCAGCTGGACACCAACCTCGACATCCGCAGTGGGGATGAGGTCCGCTACCATGTCACAGACGGCCCACACTGGGGACACCTGCTCCGGGCCGGCCAGCCTGCCACGGCCTTCTCCCAGCAGGACCTGCTGGATGGGGCCCTTCTCTACAGCCACAACGGCAGCCTCAGCCCTCGAGACACCCTGACCTTCTCCGTGGAGGCAGGGCCGGTGCACACAGATGCCACCTTGCAAGTGACCATTGCTCTAGACGGGCCACTGGCCCCACTGCGTCTGATCCAGCACAAAAAGATCTATGTCTTCCAGGGGGAGGCGGCTGAGATCAGAAAGGATCATCTGGAG GCAGCCCAGGAGGCAGTGGCACCCGCAGACATCGTGTTCTCAGTGAAGACCCCGCCGCAGGCTGGCTACCTGGTGATGCTGTCCCCCAGCGCCTCAGCGGCCGGGTCGCCCAGCTTGGACCCAGTGCAGAGCTTTTCACAGGAGGCGGTGGACGCCGGCAGGGTCCTGTACCTGCACTCCCGCCCAGAGGCTTGGAGCGACGCATTCTCCCTGGATGTGTCCTCAGGCCTGGGTGCACCCCTGGAGGGTGTCCACGTGGAGCTGGAGGTGCTGCCTGCTGCCATCCCACTGGAGACGCACAACTTCAGCGTTCCTGAGGGCGGCACCCGCACCCTGGGCCCTCCGCTGGTCCGCGTGCTGGGGCCTTACTTTCCCGCACTGCCTGGCCTCGAGCTGCAGGTGCTGGAGCCACCCCGGCACGGGGCCCTGCGCAGAGAGGACGGTCCTCAGGAGGGGACCCTCGGTGCCTTCTCCTGGAAAGAG GTGGAACAACAGCTGATCCGTTATGTGCACGATGGGAGTGAGACGCTGACAGACAGCTTCATCCTGGTGGCCAATGCCTCAGAGGTGGACCGCCAGAGCCATCCTGCAGCCTTCACCATCGCCATCCTGCCCGTCAACGACCAGCCCCCTATCCTCACCACCAACACAGGCCTGAAG ATGTGGGAGGGGGCCACGGTGCCCTTCCCTCCGGAGGCTCTTAGGGGCACAGACAGCGACTCAGGACCGGAAGACCTGGTCTACACCATTGAGCCGCCCAGCAACGGGCGGGTGGTGCTGCGGGCAGCGCCAGGCACCGAGGTCCACAGCTTCACCCAGGCCCAGCTGGATGGCGGGCTCGTGCTGTTCTCACACAGAG GAGCCCTGGATGGCGGCTTCCGCTTCAGCCTCTCCGATGGGGAGCACACTTCCTCTGGACACTTCTTCCGAGTGATGGCCCAGAAGCAGCTGTTCCTCTCCCTGGAGGGCAGCCGAACGCTGACCGTGTGCCCAG GGTCGGTCCAGCCGCTCAGCAGCCAGAGCCTGAGAGCCAGCTCCAGTGCGGGCACTGACCCCCAGCACCTGCTCTACCGGCTGGTGCAGGGGCCCCGACTGGGCCGGCTGTTCCACGCCCAGCACGGCAGCACCAGGGAGACCCTGGCGAACTTTACCCAAGCCGAG GTGTATGCTGGGAATGTTCTGTATGAACACGAGATGCCTCCTGAGCCCTTCTGGGAGGTCCACGACACCCTGGAGCTCCAGCTGTCATCACCCCCTGCACTGGATGTGGCTGCCACCCTTGTTGTGTCTGTGTCCTTCGAGGCTGCCTGCCCCCAGCGCCCCAGCCGCCTCTGGAGGAACAAAG GTCTCTGGGTCCCCGAAGGCCAGCGGGCCGAGATCTCCACGGCCACCCTTGATGCCTCCAACCTCCTGGCCAGCATCCCATCACCCCAGCGCCCAGAGCATGATGTGCTCTTCCAGATCACACAGTTCCCCACCCGGGGCCAGCTGCTGGTGGCCGAGGAGCCCCTCCACGCCGGCCGGTCCCACTTCCTACAGTCCGAGCTGGCCGCAGGGCAGCTGGCCTATGCCCACGGCGGCGGGGGCACCCAGCAGGATGGCTTCCGCTTCCGCGCCCACCTCCAGGGGCCAGCGGGGGCCTCCGTGTCAGGACCCCAGACCTCAGAGGCCTTTACCATCACCGTACGGGATGTGAACGAGCGGCCACCGCGGCCCCAGGCATCCGTGCCGCTCCGGCTCACCCGGGGCTCCCGTGCGCCGGTCTCCCGGGCCCAGCTCAATGTGGTGGACCCGGACTCGGCGCCTGGGGAGATTGAGTATGAGGTGCAGCAGGCTCCCCTCAATGGCTTCCTGAGTCTGGTGGGGGCCGGCCCGGGGCCGGTGACCCGCTTCACTCAGGCCGACGTGGATGCTGGGCGCCTGGCCTTCGTGGCCAATGGGAGCAGCGTGGCTGGCATCCTGCAGCTGAGCGCATCTGACGGGGCCAGCCCTCCCGTGCCCATGTCCCTGGCCGTGGACGTCCTGCCATCAGCCATCGAGGTGCAGCTGCGGGCGCCCCTGGAGGTGCCGCAGGCTGTGGGGCGCTCCTCCCTGAGCCGGCAGCAGCTGCGGGTGGTGTCAGACCGGGACGAGCCAGATGCCGCCTACCGCCTCACCCGGCGGCCCCGGTTCGGGCAGCTCCTGGTGGCTGGGCAGCCCGCTGCCTCCTTCAGCCAGCTCCAGGTAGACCAGGGGGAGGTGGTCTTCGCCTTCACCAACTTCTCCTCTTCTCGAGACCACTTCGGCATCCTGGCGCTGGCCCGAGGGGCCAACGCGTCCGCCACGGTGAACATCACTGTCAGGGCTCTGCTGCGTGTGGGGGCTGGTGGGCCATGGCCCCAGGGGGCTACCCTGCGCTTGGACTCCACCGTCCTCGATGCTGGAGAGCTGGCCAACCGCACGGGCAGTGTGCCCCGTTTCCGGCTCCTGGCGGGACCCCGGCATGGCCGTGTGATACGCGTGCCCCGGGCCAGGACGGAGCCCAGAGATAGTCAGCTTGTGGAGCAATTCACCCAGCAGGACCTTGAGGATGGAAGGCTGGGGCTGGAAGTGGGCAAGCCAGAGGGCCAGTCCCCCGGCCCCGTGGGCGACAGTCTCATTCTGGAGCTGTGGGCACGGGGTGTCCCCCCCGCTGTGGCCACACTGGACTTTGACACTGAGCCTTACGATGCAGCCCGACCCTACAGCGTGGCCCTGCTCAGTCTCCCCGAGCCTGCTCAGACTGAAGCAAGGAAACCAGAGAGCAGCACCCCCACGGGGGAGCCAGGCCCGTTCGCCTCCAGCCCCATGCCCACTGTGGCCAGCGGGGGCTTGCTGGGCTTCCTGGAGGCCAACATGTTCAGCGTCATCATCCCTGTGTGTCTGGTCCTCCTGCTCCTGGCACTcatccttcctctgctcttctaCCTCCGCAAACGCAACAAGACGGGCAAGCACGACGTCCAAGTCCTGACTGCCAAGCCCCGCAATGGCCTAGCGGGTGACAATGAGACCTTCCGCAAGGTAGAGCCGGGCCAAGCCATCCCACTCACAGCAGTGCCCAGCCAGGGGTCCCCACAGGGGGGCCAGCCTGACCCAGAGCTGCTGCAGTTCTGCCGGACACCCAACCCTGCTCTCAAGAACGGCCAGTACTGGGTGTGA